TCCAGCGTCCCCTGGGAGTTCTTGTAGCAGTAGTGCCGCCCCAGGGGCTGGTCATCCTTGCCGACCTCGGGGCAGTAGAACATGGCCGGGTCGAGGCCGAGATCGTCCACCAGCTCCCGGGCGTTGGGGTGGGTGTCGGAATAGTGGAGCATCCCCTCGACGACGTCCCCGAAGGAGTCGGTGACCTTCAGGTCGCCCTCGGCGCCGAAGCCGCGCTCGACCCTGGCCTTGCCCTCGAGCGTGAGCCAGAGGAGGACGGCCTGCTCGATGTTGCGCTGGTTCTCCTTGCATAAGGCGGTCTTGGTCCCGGTCTCGTAGTCGGCGAAGTTGGGCTGGATGACGCTGAAGATGATGGCGGCCAGGGCGAGGAAGACCAGAATCTCGACCCAGGGGATGCGCTTGGTTTCGGCCATCTCGTGACTCCAGAGGGGTTAGTCCAGTGAGTGGACGTACTGTGCGTTGGGGTCGCGGTGCTCGCCCTTGAGATCGGTTGTGCACTCGACGTCGCCGGTCACCCCTTTGAGGGCGTAGTGGAAGCCGAGGGGCTCGCCCTTGTCGGCGCGCTCGGGGCAGACGAAGATGCCCTGGGGGGCGCCGAATGCGATGAGCTCGCGGGCGTTGGGCCGGGTGTCGTCTGAGGAGAGGAACCCGCCCGACGGGCCTATCCTGTAGTTCGCCGTCGAGTTCACCCGCACGTCGTAGGCCGTCTGGCCCTCGACGGTTTTTCTCGTCACGTCGAGGGTGAAGCCGGTCCCGGGAGGGGCGCCCTCCTCGGCGTAGGGGTTGACGAAGAGCGATGCGGGGTATCCCGCCGCGATGAGCGTGGCGGCGTTTGGCGCCGTGGTCGGGCTCTCCAGCCCGCCGCCCACGGGTGTGAATGATTTGCGCGTGGAGGGCTTGGCGGTGAGAC
This window of the bacterium genome carries:
- a CDS encoding prepilin-type N-terminal cleavage/methylation domain-containing protein, with translation MQRGFTLVDLMIVLAVVAIIASIAIPSIENTRRDENTMVCLQHQEEISRWIADFVTRAQDELGTQRDEIQAAVEEYIAAGLTAKPSTRKSFTPVGGGLESPTTAPNAATLIAAGYPASLFVNPYAEEGAPPGTGFTLDVTRKTVEGQTAYDVRVNSTANYRIGPSGGFLSSDDTRPNARELIAFGAPQGIFVCPERADKGEPLGFHYALKGVTGDVECTTDLKGEHRDPNAQYVHSLD